In one window of Macadamia integrifolia cultivar HAES 741 chromosome 2, SCU_Mint_v3, whole genome shotgun sequence DNA:
- the LOC122091342 gene encoding endochitinase EP3-like, whose amino-acid sequence MVAFTIRKNLLAITLAGILASEMLLESVVAQTCGCASDLCCSQYGYCGTGDSYCGTGCQAGPCYAPTPSGTVVVSNYVTQAFFDGIINQAASTCEGKNFYTRAAFLTALNSYPSFGTSGTTVESLQEIAAFFAHVSHETGVFCYINEIGGASQNYCDATNTQYPCVAGQGYYGRGPLQLSWNYNYGAAGSSIGFDGLNDPGIVATDVVTSFKTALWFWMNNCHSIMTSGQGFRATIQAINGAIECNGGNTAAVQDRVQYYETYCNQFGVSPGTALTC is encoded by the exons ATGGTAGCCTTTACAATTAGGAAAAATCTTTTAGCTATCACCTTGGCCGGAATTTTAGCTAGTGAGATGTTGCTAGAATCTGTCGTGGCTCAAACTTGTGGTTGTGCATCAGACCTTTGTTGTAGCCAATATGGGTATTGCGGAACTGGTGACTCTTACTGTGGCACTGGATGCCAAGCAGGCCCTTGTTATGC tccaactccaagtGGGACTGTCGTGGTATCTAATTATGTTACACAAGCATTCTTCGATGGGATAATCAATCAGGCTGCCTCAACCTGTGAGGGAAAGAACTTCTATACACGTGCTGCATTCCTCACAGCTCTTAATTCCTATCCTAGCTTTGGCACTAGCGGAACAACTGTTGAATCTTTACAAGAGATTGCCGCATTTTTTGCCCATGTATCACATGAGACTGGAG TCTTTTGTTACATAAATGAGATAGGTGGTGCTTCTCAAAATTACTGCGATGCAACAAACACACAGTACCCATGTGTTGCCGGCCAGGGGTACTATGGTCGTGGACCACTCCAATTATCGTGGAATTATAATTATGGAGCTGCTGGAAGTAGTATAGGATTTGATGGGCTAAATGATCCTGGAATTGTAGCTACAGATGTTGTGACTTCGTTCAAGACAGCATTATGGTTCTGGATGAACAATTGCCACTCAATCATGACTTCTGGCCAAGGGTTCAGGGCAACCATCCAAGCCATCAACGGTGCAATTGAATGCAATGGTGGAAACACAGCAGCTGTGCAAGATCGTGTTCAGTATTATGAGACCTATTGTAATCAATTTGGTGTGTCACCTGGTACCGCCCTTACTTGCTAA